The proteins below come from a single Loxodonta africana isolate mLoxAfr1 chromosome 20, mLoxAfr1.hap2, whole genome shotgun sequence genomic window:
- the KISS1 gene encoding LOW QUALITY PROTEIN: metastasis-suppressor KiSS-1 (The sequence of the model RefSeq protein was modified relative to this genomic sequence to represent the inferred CDS: inserted 2 bases in 1 codon) — protein sequence MNPLVSRQLLFFLCATSFGETLERVASAKKPRCTGPQLAAARTLGFPGPLGAAVRREAAGPTPRSASLCPPPESPARPQQPGPFAPXQPPDPLGAVLVQREKDLATYNWNSFCEQLLVPPGGRARAGRQQGLRGRGPAGACGAWAGAGPGGTRLGFLS from the exons ATGAACCCATTAGTTTCTCGGCAGCTTCTGTTTTTCCTCTGTGCCACCTCCTTTGGGGAGACGTTAGAAAGGGTGGCTTCTGCCAAGAAGCCTCGATGCACAG GCCCGCAGCTCGCAGCAGCTCGGACCCTAGGCTTTCCCGGCCCCCTGGGAGCAGCGGTGCGCAGAGAAGCAGCCGGGCCGACCCCTCGGAGCGCCTCGCTGTGCCCGCCCCCCGAGAGCCCTGCTAGGCCCCAGCAGCCAGGCCCGTTCGCCCC GCAGCCGCCAGATCCCCTGGGCGCGGTGCTGGTGCAGCGAGAGAAGGACCTGGCCACCTACAACTGGAACTCCTTCTGCGAGCAGCTGTTGGTGCCGCCGGgagggcgcgcgcgggcggggcgccAGCAGGGGCTGAGGGGCAGGGGCCCTGCCGGGGCGTGCGGGGCTTGGGCTGGGGCCGGGCCGGGAGGGACCCGACTGGGATTTCTATCCTGA